One region of Oryza glaberrima chromosome 7, OglaRS2, whole genome shotgun sequence genomic DNA includes:
- the LOC127778672 gene encoding uncharacterized protein LOC127778672 produces the protein MSLRCYHHHLKVRALLCGFGGGCFPTRTPPSPSPWSPPLTHFIKHLLGSPAALSGTATGAACEPCSLTLHFLRNTCGLSEDEAAAAAARVRLRSTKKAHAIVALFRGIGFSAADIARLVTSNPSLLSYRADATLMPKIEFFRRELGLTDAEIRRLVLANPYRVLGYSLKRCIRPNYLILRDLLGSDKNVTAAVLQSTDLIHGDVRGILLPKIKILQDYGATNDVIVKLVTTHPRALMHRASRFEESLAAMKELGVRPSSGMFPYSFGLFARLHPRKWKGRMDNFLSLGWTKEQVIEAFVRHPYCMSVSNDKVKLIWQFLAKKLRWTTDYVARSPMVLSFSYDKRILPRCTVLNLLASRGIFNRDIKTSHLVLGEKKFKEKYVTPYQDEIPEVLEAYSSVAESRVPVYK, from the coding sequence ATGTCTCTGCGCtgctaccaccaccacctcaagGTCCGCGCCCTCCTCTGCGGCTTTGGCGGCGGCTGCTTCCCCACGCGgacgcccccctccccctcgcccTGGTCTCCGCCTCTCACGCATTTCATCAAGCACCTCCTGGGCAGTCCGGCCGCGCTCTCAGgcaccgccaccggcgccgcctgcGAGCCCTGCTCCCTCACGCTCCACTTCCTCCGCAACACCTGCGGCCTCTCGGAGGAtgaggcggccgcggccgccgcgcgcgtccgcctGCGCTCCACCAAGAAGGCGCACGCCATCGTCGCCCTCTTCCGCGGCATCGGCTTCTCGGCCGCCGACATCGCCCGCCTCGTCACCTCGAACCCGTCCTTGCTCTCTTACCGGGCCGACGCCACCCTCATGCCCAAGATCGAGTTCTTCCGCCGCGAGCTCGGCCTCACCGACGCCGAGatccgccgcctcgtcctcgcCAACCCCTACCGCGTCCTCGGTTACAGCCTCAAGCGTTGCATCCGCCCCAACTACCTCATCCTCAGAGACCTCCTCGGCAGCGACAAGAACGTGACCGCTGCCGTCTTGCAGTCCACGGATCTCATCCACGGGGACGTTCGTGGCATCCTCCTCCCCAAGATCAAGATCCTCCAGGACTACGGCGCCACGAACGATGTCATCGTCAAGCTGGTCACCACGCACCCCAGGGCACTCATGCATAGGGCCTCCCGCTTCGAGGAGAGCTTGGCTGCCATGAAGGAGCTCGGGGTCAGACCTTCCTCTGGAATGTTCCCCTATTCCTTCGGGCTCTTTGCCAGATTGCATCCAAGGAAATGGAAGGGCAGGATGGACAATTTCTTGAGCTTGGGATGGACAAAGGAGCAAGTGATTGAGGCGTTTGTGAGGCACCCGTACTGCATGTCCGTGTCGAATGACAAGGTGAAGCTCATCTGGCAGTTTCTCGCGAAGAAGCTCAGGTGGACCACCGATTATGTCGCAAGGAGCCCGATGGTTCTCTCCTTCAGCTACGATAAGCGAATCTTGCCAAGGTGCACGGTGCTGAACTTGTTGGCATCGAGGGGCATATTCAACAGGGACATCAAGACATCCCATCTGGTACTGGGGGAGAAGAAGTTTAAGGAGAAGTATGTCACCCCTTACCAGGATGAAATTCCTGAGGTACTGGAAGCTTATTCTTCTGTGGCAGAAAGTCGAGTCCCCGTGTATAAGTAG